In a single window of the Littorina saxatilis isolate snail1 linkage group LG5, US_GU_Lsax_2.0, whole genome shotgun sequence genome:
- the LOC138966483 gene encoding Krueppel-like factor 8 — MKEDSFTYPSSPPGTPQSDSEIFYSGKDSMSERDAAESLLHLAHLQAKGKDRAHPMFMGPLGSLTPPHSEDSCSSSSPQTDTCQDPFSTAAVTWPTRCDKREGVLKKLLKEPPINMCQRRSTPVSVIVPNVSTSLSSMPDSCKPLRKRHLKFSKSEYSSLSSSDITPSKVSKLSADASQPRVPPFSVSGQTSGTNGFSVPTSRLAENDCDVPVFFRPVGTAYVPHGFHSRSTLEANGTRTPFPAASRASATTSPSTVNMVTSKPNLVLTSTSNSRVSLSTSSTPPPPAILPNIPLLQISTASGSVTLPVTVSTSSYSSGVPTSSQAPVVQVIVVNAMHSSSPISMAPQPVPLMGKVQTDYCPIAPAPSPLLPTAGVVRLTVEEGEATQPVDGKRRRMHVCEFKTCRKTYFKSSHLKAHIRTHTGEKPFICDWPDCGRTFARSDERSRHLRTHTGEKRFSCPSCDRKFMRSDHLAKHARRHNTKT; from the exons ATGAAAGAGGATTCATTCACTTATCCTTCTTCTCCGCCTGGTACACCACAATCAGACTCAGAG ATCTTTTACAGTGGTAAGGACAGCATGTCGGAGAGAGATGCGGCCGAGTCGCTGCTCCACCTTGCCCACCTGCAGGCCAAGGGAAAGGACAGGGCTCACCCTATGTTCATGGGGCCCCTGGGAAGCCTCACTCCTCCACACTCGGAGGATTCATGCTCCTCTTCCTCCCCACAGACGGACACATGTCAGGACCCGTTCTCCACGGCGGCCGTGACCTGGCCCACTCGCTGCGACAAGCGGGAAGGAGTGTTGAAGAAG CTGTTGAAGGAGCCTCCAATCAACATGTGTCAGAGGCGTTCAACACCAGTGTCTGTGATTGTTCCAAATGTCTCCACCTCCTtgagtagcatgcctgacagcTGCAAACCTCTACGAAAACGCCATCTCAAATTTTCCAAAAGCGAGTACAGTAGTCTTTCATCAAGTGATATCACTCCATCAAAGGTTTCCAAACTTTCTGCAGATGCTTCCCAGCCACGAGTTCCTCCGTTCAGTGTGAGCGGCCAGACCAGCGGTACTAACGGATTTTCTGTGCCTACCTCCCGTCTGGCAGAAAATGACTGTGACGTACCTGTGTTCTTCAGGCCTGTAGGAACGGCATATGTTCCTCATGGGTTTCACTCCAGAAGTACACTAGAAGCAAACGGCACACGCACACCTTTCCCTGCTGCATCAAGGGCTTCTGCGACCACCAGCCCATCTACTGTCAACATGGTTACCTCAAAACCAAACCTCGTACTTACATCAACATCAAACAGCAGAGTATCACTATCAACATCCTCCACTCCACCACCCCCAGCTATTCTTCCAAACATTCCCCTGCTCCAAATCTCAACAGCCAGCGGCTCAGTGACTCTGCCTGTGACCGTGTCGACATCATCTTACAGTTCTGGAGTCCCCACATCGTCTCAGGCGCCGGTTGTCCAGGTGATTGTTGTCAACGCCATGCACAGCTCTTCGCCCATTAGCATGGCACCCCAGCCAGTTCCACTGATGGGCAAAGTTCAGACAGACTACTGCCCCATCGCCCCTGCCCCATCCCCCTTGTTGCCCACTGCTGGTGTGGTGAGACTGACAGTTGAGGAAGGGGAGGCAACTCAACCAGTGGATGGCAAGCGTCGACGAATGCATGTCTGTGAATTCAAAACCTGCCGGAAGACTTACTTCAAGAGCTCCCACCTGAAGGCACATATCAGAACTCATACAG GTGAGAAGCCGTTCATCTGCGATTGGCCAGACTGTGGACGTACCTTTGCAAGATCAGATGAGCGTTCTCGGCACCTGCGCACGCACACCGGTGAGAAGCGGTTCTCTTGTCCATCCTGCGATCGCAAGTTTATGCGCAGTGATCACCTGGCTAAACATGCACGGCGACACAACACCAAAACATGA